Proteins found in one Ischnura elegans chromosome 11, ioIscEleg1.1, whole genome shotgun sequence genomic segment:
- the LOC124168370 gene encoding piggyBac transposable element-derived protein 2-like, whose product MATSLTTKEIVYILEGDISDIDISDDEDISEENPDWLLNREAVGPDVMNTEVQGFPNIPDVGLAFEVNKCSDDSDDDDMPLAQRYPHLMNQSQRKVNRSLWTYEDLGYVDSSCDSQFSPPPDEISTPFSYFKLFVDNDMISNIVEQTNLYSVQEKCQNVNTNDKEIHQLLGIHMIMSIVTMPSYSMFWSEKSRYGQIADVMSRNRFKTLRGNLHFNNNDNMLSRDDPAYDKLFKIRPFLNALRKNFLKVEPEEHNSVDEFMIPLKAHTALKQYMKSKPHKWGVKVFARAGVSGFVYDFEIYLGKQTNVKESGLGISGDIVIRLAENIPKHKNFKLYCDNWFSSPKLFSQLRKDGILAAGTIRRNRLGQCTLKSDKELKKQGRGSFDYRLEKSENTFVLKWLDNKPVYLISNFVGAHPVENVRRWSVAEKRYIDVPQPNIVRAYNKHMGGVDKQDMLLELYRTNLKGKRYYLRVIFHFIDLSVVNAWLLYRRHCEQLKEKYMPLIEFKLSVAHALLYFGPNISNKRGRPSSSPSVEGKGVAKRTFTPRPVADVRFDGIDHWPLHVNTKNRCKLCIKSYTRVKCEKCNLPLCFSNEKNCFKTFHVK is encoded by the coding sequence ATGGCGACATCATTGACGACTAAGGAAATAGTGTACATTTTAGAAGGTGACATCTCTGATATTGACATCTCAGATGATGAAGACATCTCAGAGGAAAACCCGGATTGGCTTTTGAATAGAGAAGCAGTCGGACCTGACGTTATGAATACCGAGGTACAGGGTTTTCCGAACATCCCTGATGTCGGACTTGCTTTTGAAGTAAATAAGTGTAGTGatgatagtgatgatgatgacatgccTTTGGCACAACGTTATCCGCATCTAATGAACCAATCGCAGAGAAAAGTAAATAGGTCATTATGGACTTATGAAGACCTAGGTTATGTTGATTCCTCATGTGACTCTCAATTTTCACCACCTCCTGATGAAATTAGCaccccattttcatatttcaagctTTTTGTTGATAATGATATGATAAGTAATATTGTAGAGCAAACTAATCTCTATTCAGTGcaggaaaaatgccaaaatgtaAACACTAATGACAAAGAAATACATCAGCTCCTAGGAATTCATATGATTATGAGCATTGTCACAATGCCAAGTTACTCCATGTTCTGGAGTGAAAAGTCGCGATATGGTCAAATTGCAGATGTCATGTCTCGCAATAGATTCAAAACTTTGCGAGGTAatctacattttaataataatgacaatatgtTGTCCCGTGATGATCCTGCTTacgataaactgttcaaaatccggccatttttaaatgctctaaGGAAAAACTTCCTGAAAGTGGAACCGGAAGAGCATaattcagtggatgaatttatgattCCTTTGAAAGCTCATACAGCATTGAAGCAGTATATGAAAAGCAAACCACACAAGTGGGGAGTGAAGGTTTTTGCTCGTGCAGGGGTTAGCGGATTtgtgtatgattttgaaatttatctgggCAAGCAAACTAATGTAAAAGAATCTGGTCTTGGAATCAGTGGTGATATTGTCATTCGGCTAGCAGAAAATATCCCtaagcacaaaaatttcaaattatattgtgATAACTGGTTTTCCTCGCCTAAACTATTCTCGCAACTAAGGAAAGATGGTATTTTAGCTGCAGGAACTATCCGTAGAAATAGGCTAGGGCAATGCACTTTGAAAAGTGACAAGGAGTTGAAAAAACAAGGGAGGGGTAGCTTTGATTATAGACttgagaaaagtgaaaatacGTTTGTTTTGAAATGGCTGGACAATAAACCAGTGTATTTAATTTCCAACTTTGTTGGGGCTCATCCTGTGGAAAATGTTCGACGCTGGTCTGTAGCAGAAAAAAGGTACATAGACGTGCCACAGCCAAATATTGTTCGTGCGTACAATAAGCATATGGGAGGAGTCGATAAACAAGATATGCTTCTGGAACTTTACAGAACAAACCTCAAAGGGAAGCGTTATTACCTCAGGGTGATTTTTCACTTCATCGACCTCAGTGTTGTAAATGCTTGGCTGTTATACCGCAGACATTGTgagcaattgaaagaaaaatatatgccctTGATTGAGTTCAAATTATCTGTAGCTCATGCATTACTCTACTTTGGTCCCAATATCTCTAATAAGAGAGGAAGACCATCTTCATCACCGAGTGTGGAGGGAAAAGGAGTGGCGAAAAGAACTTTTACACCACGGCCGGTGGCCGATGTTCGATTCGATGGGATTGATCATTGGCCTTTGCatgtaaatactaaaaatagatgtaaattgtgcataaaaagttATACGCGAGTGAAGTGCGAGAAATGCAACTTACCATTGTGCTTCTCcaacgaaaaaaactgtttcaaaacttttcatgtaaaatga